A genome region from Phycisphaeraceae bacterium includes the following:
- a CDS encoding STAS domain-containing protein, giving the protein MREFVCHWREEEGVDVIAFAGAIGSRSATLFGAVLEALSQSPTRDLRIDCDRVTFMASASVGQLVKLVNDVRGRGGRVTLEPLPVHLSELFRRMRLETFLGADPDRSR; this is encoded by the coding sequence ATGCGGGAGTTCGTCTGCCACTGGCGCGAAGAGGAAGGGGTCGATGTGATCGCCTTCGCAGGCGCAATCGGCAGCCGCTCGGCCACGCTCTTCGGGGCGGTCCTCGAGGCGCTCTCCCAGTCGCCCACGAGAGATCTTCGTATCGACTGCGACCGAGTGACCTTCATGGCCAGTGCCAGCGTCGGACAGTTGGTCAAGCTGGTCAACGATGTGCGCGGCAGGGGAGGTCGAGTGACGCTGGAACCGCTTCCGGTGCATCTCTCTGAGCTCTTCCGCAGAATGCGACTTGAGACCTTTCTTGGAGCCGACCCTGACCGGTCGAGGTGA
- a CDS encoding Fe(2+)-trafficking protein — protein sequence MSSSDRIAQFQRMAEADPSNEMAHFSLGNALLGEKRFAEASRSLERCIELVPEMSRAYELVGRAMIGAGWADRAVVLLERGYRIAAERGDLQPRDAIAALLREIGREPPVIETRASRPAAASGSNGFTCRRTGRPGTRLERPPFKGALGAWIQENISSETWNQWIGQGTKVINELRLDFSREKDQQVYDQHMYEYLGIDEALLKQLSASS from the coding sequence ATGTCGAGCAGTGATCGAATCGCGCAGTTTCAGCGGATGGCGGAGGCGGACCCGTCAAACGAGATGGCCCACTTCTCGCTCGGCAACGCTCTTCTTGGAGAGAAGCGCTTCGCCGAGGCGTCTCGCTCCCTCGAGCGTTGCATTGAGCTCGTTCCTGAGATGAGCCGTGCCTACGAACTCGTCGGCCGCGCCATGATTGGTGCCGGATGGGCCGATCGCGCCGTGGTGCTCCTTGAGCGGGGCTATCGCATCGCCGCCGAGCGAGGCGATCTCCAGCCACGGGATGCGATCGCGGCCCTCTTGCGCGAGATCGGACGGGAGCCGCCCGTCATCGAGACGCGCGCGAGTCGCCCCGCAGCTGCGAGTGGCTCGAACGGCTTCACCTGCAGGCGCACCGGGCGCCCAGGCACGCGGCTCGAGCGCCCGCCCTTCAAGGGCGCGCTCGGTGCCTGGATTCAGGAGAACATCTCCTCTGAGACATGGAACCAGTGGATCGGGCAGGGCACCAAGGTCATCAATGAGCTGCGCCTCGACTTCTCGCGGGAGAAGGACCAGCAGGTCTACGACCAGCACATGTACGAGTACCTCGGCATCGATGAGGCGCTGCTGAAGCAGCTCAGTGCATCGTCGTGA
- a CDS encoding dihydroorotate dehydrogenase, with protein sequence MTTPSASLLEVSLAGVRLRNPVVLAAGTAGEVDEISDALPLDAIGAITTKSITREARVGNAPWRLIETRVGMLNAIGLANPGIEAFVRDRLPRAAALPCAVIASAAGHSIDDYVAVASTFDTRSEPGIIELNVSCPNTATGLQFGDDPKLLTDLLKAVRPTVIRKRLFVKLSPGAGDLVRLSQVAVEHGADGLTLCNTFPALAIDPESRRSRLARGGGGLSGPAIHPIAVRVVHDVHRLVTRGAAIPIIGLGGVMHWEDAAEFILAGATAVGMGTALFVNPRAPLAIVKGLAKWAERQGVASIQDLIGAMEPPCA encoded by the coding sequence GTGACGACGCCGAGCGCCTCGCTTCTGGAAGTGTCGCTGGCTGGCGTGCGCCTGCGCAATCCCGTGGTGCTTGCGGCGGGCACGGCGGGGGAGGTCGATGAGATCTCCGACGCGCTGCCGCTCGACGCGATCGGAGCGATCACGACCAAGAGCATCACGCGCGAGGCGCGTGTCGGCAACGCGCCGTGGCGCCTCATCGAGACGCGCGTGGGCATGTTGAACGCGATCGGGCTCGCCAATCCGGGCATCGAGGCCTTCGTGCGCGATCGCCTGCCCCGCGCAGCCGCGCTTCCCTGTGCCGTCATCGCCTCCGCGGCAGGTCACTCGATCGACGACTATGTCGCCGTCGCCTCCACCTTCGACACGCGATCCGAGCCCGGCATCATCGAGCTCAATGTGAGCTGTCCGAACACCGCCACCGGCCTCCAGTTCGGCGACGATCCGAAGCTGCTGACGGATCTCCTCAAGGCCGTACGCCCGACGGTCATCCGCAAGCGCCTCTTTGTGAAGCTCTCGCCCGGCGCCGGTGATCTCGTGCGTCTCTCGCAGGTGGCGGTCGAGCATGGCGCTGATGGTCTCACCCTCTGCAACACCTTCCCGGCGCTGGCGATCGACCCCGAGAGCCGGCGCAGCAGGCTCGCCCGGGGCGGCGGCGGGCTGAGCGGCCCCGCCATTCACCCGATCGCCGTCCGCGTCGTTCACGATGTGCACAGGCTGGTCACGCGCGGTGCGGCGATTCCGATCATCGGTCTCGGCGGCGTGATGCACTGGGAGGATGCGGCGGAGTTCATCCTCGCGGGCGCGACGGCAGTCGGCATGGGGACGGCCCTCTTCGTCAATCCCCGCGCTCCACTCGCCATCGTGAAGGGGCTGGCGAAGTGGGCGGAGCGGCAGGGGGTCGCTTCAATTCAGGATCTCATCGGCGCCATGGAGCCTCCATGCGCCTGA
- a CDS encoding metallopeptidase family protein — translation MRLSDEERQRFDALLDEVVEQLPARLRKLLEEKPLVVDDAPSRRLLRELGMDPDEEDLCGLHTGIPLTERSVQDDVEVPEHICIFRRGVIDQAGGWEPWVDEDGTPLGGQELVRREIRITLLHEIGHHFGLDEEDLEQLGYG, via the coding sequence ATGCGCCTGAGCGACGAGGAACGGCAGCGCTTCGACGCGCTCCTCGATGAGGTGGTCGAACAGCTCCCCGCGAGGCTCCGAAAGTTGCTTGAAGAGAAGCCCCTCGTCGTCGACGATGCGCCTTCGCGGCGGCTCCTCCGTGAACTCGGAATGGACCCCGACGAAGAGGACCTCTGCGGACTTCACACGGGCATTCCTCTGACCGAGCGCAGCGTGCAGGATGATGTCGAGGTCCCGGAGCACATCTGCATTTTCCGTCGCGGCGTCATCGACCAGGCGGGTGGATGGGAGCCGTGGGTCGATGAGGACGGCACTCCTCTCGGTGGACAAGAACTGGTGCGGCGCGAGATCAGAATCACGCTGCTGCATGAAATCGGCCACCACTTCGGCCTCGATGAAGAGGACCTGGAGCAGCTCGGCTACGGATGA
- a CDS encoding phosphatidate cytidylyltransferase encodes MLGPRLLTGSLLIAALGGLLWLDHSIDVAHQRPGVVLAALVFIVVVPLLATEVARLLRAVGVHLPTGLAIVAAVAGVLATAGVPCVMEPAPSTAAVSLALLTGAGLFTAASRRTPQGATTMVGGALLVFVIAGVLPGFWIKVRLDFTAPLFVACVLVVKSADIGAYFGGRLIGRSKLIPWLSPGKTREGLACGIVASALIAALFAWLWEGRAWVPPLPWALAGGALLGAVGAMGDLAESLLKRDAGVKDSGRVLPGMGGIFDVLDSLLAAGPLAWILLRL; translated from the coding sequence ATGCTGGGACCGCGACTCCTGACAGGTTCGCTGCTGATCGCCGCGCTCGGCGGCCTGCTCTGGCTTGACCACTCGATCGATGTGGCTCATCAACGACCGGGAGTGGTGCTTGCAGCGCTCGTCTTCATCGTGGTGGTCCCGCTGCTGGCCACGGAAGTCGCCAGACTCCTGCGAGCGGTCGGAGTCCACCTGCCGACGGGCCTCGCGATCGTCGCCGCCGTCGCGGGTGTGCTGGCGACTGCTGGCGTGCCCTGCGTGATGGAACCGGCCCCGAGCACGGCGGCGGTCTCCCTTGCGCTGCTCACCGGCGCTGGCCTCTTCACCGCGGCGAGCCGGCGCACTCCTCAAGGCGCAACGACCATGGTCGGAGGCGCTCTTCTCGTCTTTGTGATCGCCGGAGTCCTCCCTGGCTTCTGGATCAAGGTGAGGCTCGACTTCACGGCACCGCTGTTCGTCGCCTGCGTGCTGGTGGTCAAGAGCGCAGATATCGGCGCCTATTTCGGAGGCCGACTCATCGGTCGGAGCAAGCTGATTCCATGGCTGAGCCCCGGCAAGACGCGCGAGGGCCTCGCCTGTGGCATCGTCGCTTCGGCCCTCATCGCCGCGCTCTTCGCGTGGCTCTGGGAGGGGCGAGCATGGGTTCCCCCGCTCCCATGGGCCTTGGCGGGCGGGGCGTTGCTCGGAGCGGTTGGCGCCATGGGCGACCTCGCGGAGAGCTTGCTCAAGCGCGACGCAGGCGTGAAGGACTCCGGGCGGGTGCTTCCGGGGATGGGCGGCATCTTCGATGTCCTCGACTCGCTGCTCGCCGCCGGCCCGCTGGCATGGATCCTGCTGCGGCTCTGA
- a CDS encoding rhodanese-like domain-containing protein encodes MSHAPALDANGLPSGYPFQSEWEIAPRELKARIEGGEDLLLIDCRTAQERELASIAGSVHVPFQDVASHLEALREHEDRPIVIHCHQGGRSLRMTALLRREGFSNVRSMAGGIHLWSIDIDPSVPTY; translated from the coding sequence ATGAGTCACGCCCCTGCGCTCGATGCCAACGGTCTCCCGTCGGGCTATCCCTTTCAGTCTGAGTGGGAGATCGCCCCGCGCGAACTCAAGGCGCGCATCGAAGGCGGCGAGGATCTCCTGCTGATCGACTGCCGGACGGCCCAGGAGCGCGAGCTCGCGTCGATCGCCGGATCGGTCCATGTGCCCTTTCAGGATGTTGCGTCGCATCTCGAGGCTCTTCGAGAACATGAAGATCGGCCGATCGTGATTCACTGTCACCAGGGTGGACGAAGTCTTCGCATGACCGCGCTCCTGCGACGCGAGGGTTTCAGCAATGTGCGCTCGATGGCGGGTGGCATCCACCTCTGGTCAATCGACATTGATCCGAGCGTGCCGACTTACTGA
- a CDS encoding RecX family transcriptional regulator produces the protein MPSRTVTALRTLANDPGFCRVEVADRRFGPLRRDDAERLGIGPGTRWTTALERRVEALIAVAVARRVALAALARSSISRERLAERLGARGHAAEAIRTALDQLVDDGWLDEARAALERAEVLSRRQAMTVPLLAARLEAEGFGRHAAPAARQAIGDEPDLERALRSARHASLRRRGDAAVARHLARLGFDSDTIELTMERIGRRTDSTRELA, from the coding sequence GTGCCTTCCAGAACCGTCACCGCCCTTCGCACCCTTGCCAATGACCCCGGATTCTGCCGGGTGGAAGTGGCAGACCGTCGCTTCGGCCCCCTGCGCCGCGATGATGCGGAGCGACTGGGGATCGGCCCCGGGACGCGATGGACGACCGCACTGGAGCGTCGCGTGGAGGCGCTCATCGCTGTCGCTGTGGCGCGCCGGGTTGCACTCGCGGCGCTCGCTCGAAGTTCGATTTCACGCGAACGCCTCGCAGAGCGCCTCGGTGCCCGAGGACATGCCGCCGAGGCGATTCGCACGGCCCTCGATCAGTTGGTCGATGATGGCTGGCTCGACGAGGCACGGGCCGCACTCGAGCGAGCCGAGGTCCTCTCGAGGCGGCAAGCCATGACGGTTCCGCTTCTCGCCGCTCGACTCGAGGCGGAGGGCTTTGGTCGCCACGCCGCGCCCGCAGCGCGCCAAGCGATCGGCGATGAACCTGATCTTGAGCGTGCCCTGCGATCGGCGCGCCACGCCTCGCTCAGGCGACGCGGGGACGCCGCCGTTGCACGCCACCTGGCGCGACTCGGCTTTGATTCCGATACGATCGAGTTGACGATGGAGCGAATCGGACGACGCACCGATTCCACCCGCGAGCTCGCATGA
- the nth gene encoding endonuclease III, giving the protein MKARGRAPVTRRQVSAKRDRALALVQALEQRYPDARCELDFTTPHELLIATILSAQATDVGVNKATPALFRAFRAPADFARAGVEGIAPYLRTLNFWRMKAKAVAESMRVIEERFGGEVPRTMEELLTLRGVARKTANVVLSTAFGINEGVVVDTHVMRLSRRMGLSRATTPEKIERDLMALIPKEKWGLLSHLLILHGRRVCKARGGLCATDRICQEWCSDARRAPSPKVRSAATRLPASTRGSPTRRRRSRPTGSRS; this is encoded by the coding sequence ATGAAGGCGCGCGGCCGTGCTCCAGTGACTCGGCGCCAGGTGTCCGCCAAGCGCGACCGGGCGCTGGCGCTCGTGCAGGCGCTCGAACAGCGCTATCCCGACGCTCGCTGCGAACTCGACTTCACCACGCCCCACGAACTGCTGATTGCCACGATCCTCTCCGCGCAAGCGACCGATGTCGGCGTCAACAAGGCGACTCCGGCGCTCTTTCGCGCCTTTCGCGCCCCCGCCGATTTCGCTCGCGCGGGCGTCGAGGGCATCGCCCCCTATCTGCGCACGCTGAACTTCTGGCGCATGAAGGCGAAGGCGGTCGCCGAAAGCATGCGCGTGATCGAGGAGCGCTTCGGCGGCGAAGTTCCCCGCACGATGGAGGAGCTTCTCACGCTTCGAGGCGTCGCTCGCAAGACCGCCAATGTCGTCCTGAGCACGGCGTTCGGGATCAACGAGGGCGTCGTCGTCGACACCCATGTCATGCGGCTCTCTCGACGCATGGGGCTCTCCCGGGCCACCACGCCGGAGAAGATCGAACGAGACCTCATGGCTCTCATTCCGAAGGAGAAATGGGGCCTTCTCTCCCACCTGCTCATCCTGCATGGCCGACGGGTCTGCAAGGCGCGCGGAGGGCTCTGCGCAACAGACCGCATCTGCCAGGAGTGGTGCTCCGACGCCCGACGAGCGCCGTCGCCGAAGGTCAGGTCGGCCGCAACAAGGTTGCCTGCTTCGACGAGGGGATCACCCACTCGACGACGCCGAAGCCGCCCCACCGGCTCACGAAGCTGA
- the acpS gene encoding holo-ACP synthase has protein sequence MDVIAHGVDVVAIERIALLLEAHGPRFIQRVYTTEEQRYAEISPVRRAERYAVRFAAKEAALKALGTGLRGGIQWTDIEVVGTLLGAPQLILHGEALVVAERLGIERWLISMSHSGGMALASVLGGRPSLAEGG, from the coding sequence ATGGATGTCATCGCCCACGGCGTCGATGTGGTGGCCATCGAGCGGATCGCCCTTCTGCTCGAAGCGCATGGTCCGCGCTTCATCCAGCGCGTCTACACGACCGAGGAGCAGCGCTACGCGGAGATCTCTCCCGTGCGCCGCGCCGAGCGCTACGCGGTGCGCTTCGCCGCCAAGGAAGCGGCGCTCAAGGCACTGGGCACAGGACTTCGAGGTGGGATCCAGTGGACGGACATCGAGGTCGTTGGAACCCTGCTCGGAGCACCACAGCTCATCCTGCATGGCGAGGCACTGGTGGTCGCCGAGCGGCTCGGCATTGAACGATGGCTGATCAGCATGAGCCATTCGGGCGGCATGGCGCTCGCGAGCGTGCTGGGCGGGCGGCCCTCGCTGGCAGAAGGCGGATAA
- a CDS encoding aminotransferase class I/II-fold pyridoxal phosphate-dependent enzyme, which yields MDHLLSERVRGMDASGIRRVFELGVKLARPINLSIGQPDFVVPEVMRNAMAHAAQANHNGYSVTQGIPSLIEVIRRHLHEDLGWTGGPDQTGCIVTSGTSGGLLCAAMALLDPGDEIIIPDPYFVMYPQLGALTGARAVTCNTYPDFRMTAERIEPLITPRTKAVLLNSPSNPCGTVLTQAETAEVLELCRSRRVLLISDEIYDAFCFEDAREQGRCPSPARGAEDVLLIRGFGKSYGCTGWRVGYAAGPRALIQEMAKVQQYTFVCAPTPAQHACIHAFDIDLTTIVSEYANRRDLVLRAFDGVTRVARPGGAFYAFVEVPPHLGKSASEFVERAIERSVLTIPGKVFSSRDTHFRLSFATRREVLDEGLAILRELMLA from the coding sequence ATCGACCACCTTCTCTCGGAGCGGGTGCGCGGGATGGATGCGTCCGGCATTCGCCGCGTCTTCGAGCTCGGCGTCAAGCTTGCTCGTCCGATCAACCTGTCGATCGGACAGCCCGACTTCGTTGTGCCTGAAGTGATGCGCAACGCCATGGCCCATGCGGCTCAGGCGAATCACAACGGCTACTCGGTGACGCAGGGAATCCCCTCGCTCATCGAAGTGATCCGTCGCCATCTTCACGAGGACCTTGGATGGACCGGTGGTCCGGATCAGACCGGCTGCATCGTCACCTCGGGGACGAGCGGCGGCCTGCTCTGCGCGGCCATGGCGCTGCTCGATCCGGGCGATGAGATCATCATTCCCGATCCCTACTTCGTCATGTACCCGCAGCTCGGGGCGCTGACCGGAGCCAGGGCCGTCACCTGCAACACCTATCCCGACTTTCGGATGACCGCGGAGCGCATCGAGCCGCTCATCACGCCTCGCACAAAGGCGGTCCTTCTCAATTCGCCCTCCAATCCCTGCGGCACGGTCCTCACGCAGGCCGAAACGGCCGAGGTGCTGGAACTCTGCCGATCGCGTCGCGTGCTCCTGATCAGCGATGAGATCTACGACGCCTTCTGCTTCGAAGATGCGAGGGAGCAGGGGCGCTGCCCGAGCCCCGCGCGCGGTGCCGAGGATGTCCTGCTCATTCGCGGCTTCGGCAAGAGCTATGGATGCACGGGCTGGCGCGTCGGCTATGCCGCCGGCCCGAGGGCGCTGATTCAGGAGATGGCCAAGGTGCAGCAGTACACCTTCGTCTGTGCGCCGACTCCGGCGCAGCATGCGTGCATTCACGCCTTCGACATCGATCTCACGACGATCGTCTCGGAGTACGCCAATCGGCGCGATCTCGTTCTGCGTGCCTTCGACGGAGTCACGCGCGTGGCCAGACCGGGTGGCGCGTTCTACGCGTTCGTCGAAGTTCCGCCCCATCTCGGCAAGAGCGCGAGTGAGTTCGTCGAGCGAGCCATCGAGCGCAGTGTGCTGACAATTCCTGGCAAGGTCTTCAGCAGCCGCGACACGCACTTCCGCCTGAGCTTCGCCACGCGAAGGGAGGTCCTCGACGAGGGCCTTGCCATTCTTCGCGAACTCATGCTGGCGTAG
- a CDS encoding thiazole synthase — protein sequence MSSTQPFPEVSPAAAPIAPPPLRVGPFELRSRLVLGTGKYATPALMQQALDASGADAITVAVRRERLLDAQGRSLLDSIDLARYTILPNTAGCFTADDAVRVARLGRELLSQMGNAGAGWVKLEVLGDRRTLLPDPVGTLEACRTLVADGFSVLCYSSDDPIIAQRLRDAGAASVMPAGSPIGSGRGIANPLAIKLLLEAMKDPDQGGSPDYPVIVDAGVGTPSDVTRAMELGADGVLLNTGVALARDPVSMARAMRLACDAGWLGFRAGRIPRRLHASASSPWQDTIHEIPGE from the coding sequence ATGAGTTCGACACAGCCCTTCCCCGAGGTCTCTCCCGCCGCCGCGCCGATCGCGCCGCCTCCCCTGCGCGTGGGTCCCTTCGAGCTTCGATCGCGCCTGGTCCTCGGCACCGGCAAGTATGCGACCCCTGCCCTCATGCAGCAGGCCCTCGATGCGAGCGGCGCCGACGCAATCACCGTCGCCGTCCGGCGCGAGCGCCTGCTCGATGCGCAGGGGCGTTCACTGCTCGACTCGATCGACCTCGCGCGCTACACGATCCTTCCGAATACCGCGGGCTGCTTCACTGCCGATGACGCCGTGCGCGTGGCGCGACTCGGACGCGAACTTCTCTCGCAGATGGGAAACGCCGGCGCGGGGTGGGTGAAGCTCGAAGTGCTCGGCGATCGTCGCACCCTTCTCCCCGATCCGGTCGGCACGCTCGAAGCCTGCCGGACGCTGGTGGCCGATGGCTTCTCCGTCCTCTGCTATTCGAGCGACGATCCCATCATCGCGCAGCGCCTGCGAGACGCGGGGGCCGCGAGCGTCATGCCTGCCGGTAGTCCGATCGGCTCCGGTCGAGGCATCGCCAATCCTCTCGCCATCAAGTTGCTGCTTGAAGCGATGAAGGATCCCGACCAAGGTGGTTCGCCCGACTACCCGGTGATCGTCGATGCCGGAGTCGGCACGCCCAGTGATGTGACCCGCGCCATGGAACTGGGTGCCGATGGCGTGCTTCTCAACACCGGCGTGGCGCTCGCGCGCGATCCTGTCTCCATGGCCCGGGCCATGCGTCTTGCCTGTGATGCGGGGTGGCTCGGCTTCCGCGCCGGACGCATTCCGCGCCGGCTCCATGCGAGCGCGAGCAGCCCCTGGCAGGACACCATCCACGAGATTCCGGGGGAGTGA
- the thiS gene encoding sulfur carrier protein ThiS: MRLRVNGQEHEVDLGSAPTVAALVSAMVPQGRPCAVEVNRAIVPMAKRPEVPLREGDEVEIVTFVGGG; this comes from the coding sequence ATGCGACTTCGCGTGAACGGACAGGAGCATGAGGTGGACCTTGGATCCGCACCAACCGTGGCGGCCCTGGTCTCCGCGATGGTGCCTCAGGGGCGCCCCTGTGCCGTTGAAGTCAACCGGGCCATCGTGCCCATGGCGAAGCGCCCTGAGGTGCCGCTCCGGGAGGGCGATGAAGTCGAGATCGTCACCTTCGTCGGCGGTGGATAG
- a CDS encoding Hsp20/alpha crystallin family protein, whose amino-acid sequence MLNILSRSFNHNPFTALDEVMNLMSRENSNGNCCTVHAPAALAIDIRERKSDFIVEASLPGFRKDEVDVQMHDGMLTITAHRETSNEASDASAESHGQWIRRERSVTSLARQVRLPEGVSGDGIKAELTNGVLTLHIPKPAQLQPRKISIG is encoded by the coding sequence ATGCTCAACATTCTCTCTCGGTCGTTCAACCACAACCCCTTCACGGCGCTCGATGAGGTCATGAACCTGATGTCGCGCGAGAACTCGAACGGCAACTGCTGCACGGTGCATGCGCCGGCCGCGCTCGCCATCGACATCCGCGAGCGGAAGAGTGACTTCATCGTCGAGGCTTCGCTGCCCGGCTTCAGGAAGGACGAGGTCGATGTGCAGATGCACGACGGCATGCTCACCATCACGGCGCATCGCGAGACTTCAAACGAGGCGAGCGATGCAAGCGCCGAGAGCCACGGTCAGTGGATCCGGCGTGAGCGATCGGTGACCAGCCTCGCTCGCCAGGTTCGTCTGCCCGAGGGCGTGAGCGGTGACGGCATCAAGGCCGAGCTCACCAATGGCGTGCTCACGCTGCACATTCCGAAGCCGGCCCAGCTTCAGCCGAGGAAGATCTCGATCGGCTGA